Sequence from the Nasonia vitripennis strain AsymCx chromosome 5, Nvit_psr_1.1, whole genome shotgun sequence genome:
TATCACGCACGGCCACTGCATCGCGCGGGTCTCTAGAGCGCTTAGACACAATAGAGGGAATATGCGACTTCATGCTATTGTTTAGCGCGAATGAGAGAGACGGAGCGAGCTAACAAGTCGAGTCGCGACGGAGAAAGAGGAGCGCTAGCTCCGATCGATAAAATCGTATACACCGTTTTCAGAGCGAGCCGCGAAACACTTGTTCGCTACTTTTCGTCTcttattctctctttctcgcattCGATCCCTTGTAAAGCTTACACTTACATACAGAGACGATGTAACGCTGATTTCGAATATAGGCCATTTGCATATACACACGTACCTCACTGCACCTATACACACAATCTCCCGCGCGGAGACGAGGACTATAAATTTTTTGCTTTCGAAGATCGCTAACAACTGCACGCACACGGCGTATGATATATGATATGCATAGCATGTTATACTTTCGACAGcgtcaatatatatatataatacacatcACCTTCGTGGATATTATAACACAGATACGCATTGACGTTATTGGTATATGATATACATATACGATGATTGAATAGCAAATtcgacatttatttttttaactaccttttttgtgtactaaaatattataaaaataaactcttttttaataaactttgtTCTAAACTTCTCTCAAggcattttcaattatacgcacacgcacatatacacaaacacacacacacacacacacagcgagcAATCGGCGCGGCCGGATATCGCCATCAGCGGCGTGCCAATGACCGTCCCGTTCTTCCTAGACATATATGTACATATGCAACACCCACGCATACCGAGTCATCGTATAGAACCATTGGATTCTCCATGTGCATCGCGTGTCGGGGTATATTTTTAACTCACCTCTCGCCGATGGCATCTACACGCGTACAATGCTCGTCACTCTTTGATCCGCAATCCAGGCTTGCCTCTGATGGCTTTTGAGTCGTCGTCGTTATCACGCGGCTGATTACCGCACAGATCCACGAGGCAGCTTATCTTGTTTTCGTCGCATCGCGCGTCGTTGCAAGTCTTCTTATCCTTACTCTTGCGGAAGAATTTGAATCTGCCGCGCTTCGGCTGGCCTGAATTAAGTCGAGCAAAGAAAACGACTCATTAGCAACGCAAATCTTAAAAAttactctaaaaaaaaaatttcagcgaaCCTCGATCGAGCTGCTGGACATTATCGCACTTGCAGCAGTCGCACCTCAAGTTGCACTGATCTCTCAGAATACAAGCTATCCTGCTCCTCAGCTCTTCGTTCTCGATGTAGTGTCTCGAGACGTCGGTCTTGTTTCTCTTGCGTTTTTTCCTCGTCTTCCTCCTCGGCGCTACTGCGGACTTCGCGGAAGTGGCTGCAGCGGACTGATCCCCGCGACTGGACGAGCAGCAGGTGCACCGATCGATCTCCCCGAGATTGTCCCGGCTCTTTTCGTTCTCCGGCGGGCTTTAAAGTCAGACAAGTGGAGACGCGCGTTTGTTCGCTATCAATTGCACGCCCGCCGCTGATCAAAGCGCGCTTTTACATGCTACCTACCAGAAGAAGCTATCGAGaagcggctgctgctgttgagaAGACTGTCGAGACCGCCTGCGGAGGTAGAACAGAAGTAGGGCCGAGGCGGTGATCGCCGCGAGGCTGCATAGGACGATGAGGACCACCTGTGGTGAGCCGCGACGACTGTCTCCTGGAGGATCGCTATTGCTTATCGTCGGTGAGATTCTGTGAAGGATTAAACTTTGGTTACAAGCTGAGCATattcgaagaagaagaaaaaagaaaagtctCCGTACAATACCTCTTTCTCCGACGTCGGCTCTTGGGGTGACGGCGAGCTTTCCGCCTAGCGCTGCTCCTCGAGTCTCGGCGATTAGCAACGGCGGCAGCCGGCTCGTGAAGCCGGAGAAGAAAGTGCGCTGGTAACTTGGCCTCTCGCTTTGTCCGCCGTAATGTGGCGCTTTTCGCATTGTCCCGGGGATTTCGGTAGGTCGCTTGAATTCCGACGGAGTCGTGTATGTGACATACAACGTAGAAGAAGCTGCTCTGAGATATTAGaggtgtatacgtatataggaGCATCACCTGGCAATTTGTCGCGCCAGTGGGCGAGTCGCCGGAGGCAGTTTACCCCCGTCACCGGGGAACAGCCGCGCGGCCTCGGGCACTCGGCGGGATTCAATTTTCCCGACAGGTGCCTCAACTTTGCCGAGTCGCCGGGAaacgccgtcgtcgtcgtcgtccgaGATACTCTCTGGAGGcagtgcgtatgtgtgtgtgtgtgtgagagagagagagagagagagagagagagagagagacagagctgAGTATTAGCGCACGTCGACCGAGTCGATTGGCGGACGGGAATTATGCCGAGCGGAGAGGAGCTTATTTATTacatacagagagagaaagagagtggaATATACGTTATGCCTCTATCGCGGAACGGGACGAGGAACTAAGTTTGTTATTTTTCACACAAAATCAGGTCGATATttttagacatgcaaattcgCCGTTGGTCGTGCAAACGTTCGGGTGCGAGAGTCGCGGAGAAGATGCAGATATTTTATATGCGTACCTCTGATAGTAACGCCATGAGGAGGATGGAAGCGCGTAAAATTTGCATATCAAAATCGAGTTGAAAATAAGCTCGCTATAAAAGTCTCCGACAGAACTGTAGGTCTCATGACGGCTGTTGACTTCGACCTGCTTGAACGTAGccgaaatctctctctctctctctctctctctctctctctcggtacaAACAATAATAGTAACCTCCCGACTTTTTGAAGGCATTGCGCGAGATGGACTCTCGACGATAACCAGGTAAAAAGCAATTCCAAGCgcgataataaaaaaaagacaaataGCGCAATGGAGAAAAAGATCAGATATAATACACGTAGCCGGCCACCTCTTTCAATTAGCTCGTAAAACCGCATCGCAGTCTAATCCCCCTTTTCCCACGTAAAACAGATTTGTATCGCTGCATGCCATCGGCTCGTAAAGCTtttatatacctgtatacCTACACAAGACGCGACGCGCGAGATGCTGATGCCGAGCGACGCAGCGGCAGCGCCGGCGCTGGGCAACTTTTATTTCGGTCCCGTTGGACTGCGCCCGGTCTTTGAACCCGCTTACTTGGCCGAGGCTTCTTCTCAGCTGAAATCAAGATCGAAGCCCAACTCGAAATTGGATCTGACGCTGGACGTGAAGCCAAGATCGAGGCACGTACCCGTCAAAGGCAAGAACGTCGAAGTGATCGATGTCGATAGTAATAGTAACGATCACAGGCTTGTCCAGGACGATTCAAAGTATATTCTTTGTGTACACTGATGTGCATGCGTAGTATCGGGTATTGATTTGCATTTTCGAACGATTCGAACGGATTTTGAGAATCAACGGCGCTTTTTCAGGCTTcgcgatgacgacgacgacgacgctgatTCGGAATCCGAGCCCACGACCGCAGAGCCGAAAAAGGACGGGAAAAAGCACCACGCGGACAAGAAGAACAAGAAGCCCAACAGATTGGACTCTGCGCTCGGTATACATTGTGCATTTGAGtgaaaattcgatttttcaatTCGCGCGTGAATTCCAGAGCACCTGTGCCCGAAATTGCGAGTCTCGATAGTCCTAGCGATACTCGGCACGATAGTGCTGGTGGCCTGCTGCTGCGCCTTGTTTTTGCGCAACCGCATCGTCAAGTGTTTGAAGAAATGTTGCCCGAGGCGCAAAAAGAAGGACTCGAAGTGAGACGAAAAAGCCGCCAATGTCAGCCTAGATTCGCACAATGATTTTCGATGCGTTATTCCTACACAGCAAAGACCTGTTCGACGTCGAGGATGGCGGTTACCCGTATCAATCGTCGCGCAAGTCGTCCTTCAAAAAGTCGAGCAAGAAGAAAAAGGGGAATCCCCGGATGATCGACACGGGCACGCAGGACAGCCGCACGTCCGTGGCGAAGCCGCAAGAGGAAGCGGCCGAAACTGTCGGTTGTTCACCTTGCTGccggaagaaaaagaagaagaagagcgacAAGAAACGCCGGAAATAgattattttctttctataGCTCTATACACAGACAGCTCTTTCGAATAAACGACTTTGCACATTCAACTGTCTCCGCGCACGCGTCAGTTTTTATAACCCCTCGCGCGTAAGCTAGAATGCAGTATATTGATGCAGTACACACGCGGAAAAATGATTCATTCCCCGCTGACGCTGCTGCTAGTCGCGTTGACGTCGATCTGCGAAAGAGGAAGAAATATGGTCCGCGCGACAATAGACGTTAACCTCGCTGAATTAGAATACTTGTCAGCTCGTCTCGACCCGCACGAGTGTCGTCGGCTCGTCGCTGCGCTCCATTACGACAGTTATGAATTGCCCGAAAGTTTAGCCGGAGCCGGTAcgtatattacaattcattgCGCGAGCTTTCCATACGATCCATCATACATCAAGAGGATACGTCTTCATTAGCAAGTCTCCATTACATTAGTTTTTCCTCCTCTGATTAATTTAATCAAATCGCAGAGCACGAGGTGAGCGATGACATCCCGTGTCTGCGGCATCTGTTGCACTGGAACGGTACGCCGGGCGAGGGCCGAGGCAAGACGCACGAGCTGATCGAGCGTCGACTCCGTCAGCTGGGACACCAAAAGCTCGCCGACTGGCTGGGTCGCACGACCTTCCGCGAGCTCGGCAAGGACCTCACCAAACTCATCGACGAGCCGCTGCCTGGAGCCGAGGAACAGCAGCAAACGAGCACGAGCTTGGCGGTGCTGTGAGCGTTCGATTGATCAGGATGAATTGGAGGAGGGCAATCATCAATTTACGATCGCCATTTGTCGCCGCCAGTATAGGCACGACGAGGTGACGGACGGCGATGCCACAGCTACCACAGCCGTGATCGATGATGACTCCGACAACGAGAGCTTCTGGTCGTCGATTGAGCTGATTGTGCAGGCACTTTTCGCCGGACTGACGTTCGCGCTGGTCGTGATCCTCGGCGCGCTTGTCATCGATAGATTCGCTCGGTGCAGCGGCGACTCTGGGAACAACTGACACGCAGCGCACACCTGGAAAGAGGAAGATGcacatgtaataaaatgcgtACATCAAGTTCTATTATACACTCGCTGTCGGGAGAGGCATTAGCGCGAACCTTGAGCGGAACATTAAAACGTCTCGGCTCTAAATTCATTATGCTCGCGAACGAGCTTTTATGCAATTTCAGGCGCATCCACGGGCGAAAGCAAAAGCGAGACTCTACATATGCATGCCACTAGACAAACCGTTAGCTGAGCCATCCCTCCGCTCTCCCTCAAGAGAACAAAACCACTTGAGACCCATTGTTTGGGGGCGGCGATTGTCGAATATATCTCTACGCGGGAAGCGGGAGGGTAGTGTCGTTGCGCGAGAGAAGTGGAGttcagtgagagagagagagagagagagagagagagagagagagagagagagagagagagagagagagagagggaaaaacgaTGTATCGGAGCTTGCAGCGCGCTTACTCGCTCGAGGGGCTGATTTGATGGAGCCGACCTTGaccagcgagagagaagacacacacacacacacacacactgcagaGGACAAGGCCGCGTACGCGACCGCCAGCAGtagagctagagagagagagagaggagctggATTTCATTGTCAGATTTCAATCGACAATCGTTAAAACTCGACAGCTCGCCTGCTGCTGCGGATTCCCTCCTTTTCCATCTCCTTctcttctccttctttttaCCTTTTCGAGGCTCGATTTCACCGCTACTCTCTCGGTGTTGTTAGTGAACTCTATCTATACCTATGTACCTACTCTCTCGTTGCGGCCGCGTACGTAATTAATTGAAGCGGCTTTTCTTCTGTACCTATACACTTGTCATCTGATGACATTTCGAGCGTATCAGTTCTgcaattaacatttttttttatttcagcttCTGTTTTCGTTCGTTTATGAAGCCGCTCGTAATTGCTAGATTTCAGTCGACCTCAGCTCCGGAGAGCAATTAACATTGATTTGAAAACTTTCCGTCATTATCTGGGATCAATCTTTTAATGGCTGGTAAAACTCGCCGGTCAATCAATTATCAGCGGAAATTTCACGCGAAAGCCAGCTTCTATGTATGGACGAACTTATCGAGATCGGCGAGATGCTTGACTTTGTTCTGAAATAAACTCAGTGCGGTAAGTCGGCTTAGATACTTTATACTGCGTC
This genomic interval carries:
- the LOC103317855 gene encoding uncharacterized protein LOC103317855, whose protein sequence is MLMPSDAAAAPALGNFYFGPVGLRPVFEPAYLAEASSQLKSRSKPNSKLDLTLDVKPRSRHVPVKGKNVEVIDVDSNSNDHRLVQDDSKLRDDDDDDADSESEPTTAEPKKDGKKHHADKKNKKPNRLDSALEHLCPKLRVSIVLAILGTIVLVACCCALFLRNRIVKCLKKCCPRRKKKDSNKDLFDVEDGGYPYQSSRKSSFKKSSKKKKGNPRMIDTGTQDSRTSVAKPQEEAAETVGCSPCCRKKKKKKSDKKRRK
- the LOC100679284 gene encoding uncharacterized protein LOC100679284 isoform X3, whose protein sequence is MQILRASILLMALLSERVSRTTTTTAFPGDSAKLRHLSGKLNPAECPRPRGCSPVTGVNCLRRLAHWRDKLPATYRNPRDNAKSATLRRTKREAKLPAHFLLRLHEPAAAVANRRDSRSSARRKARRHPKSRRRRKRISPTISNSDPPGDSRRGSPQVVLIVLCSLAAITASALLLFYLRRRSRQSSQQQQPLLDSFFCPPENEKSRDNLGEIDRCTCCSSSRGDQSAAATSAKSAVAPRRKTRKKRKRNKTDVSRHYIENEELRSRIACILRDQCNLRPAEARQIQILPQE
- the LOC100679284 gene encoding uncharacterized protein LOC100679284 isoform X1, which gives rise to MQILRASILLMALLSERVSRTTTTTAFPGDSAKLRHLSGKLNPAECPRPRGCSPVTGVNCLRRLAHWRDKLPATYRNPRDNAKSATLRRTKREAKLPAHFLLRLHEPAAAVANRRDSRSSARRKARRHPKSRRRRKRISPTISNSDPPGDSRRGSPQVVLIVLCSLAAITASALLLFYLRRRSRQSSQQQQPLLDSFFCPPENEKSRDNLGEIDRCTCCSSSRGDQSAAATSAKSAVAPRRKTRKKRKRNKTDVSRHYIENEELRSRIACILRDQCNLRCDCCKCDNVQQLDRGQPKRGRFKFFRKSKDKKTCNDARCDENKISCLVDLCGNQPRDNDDDSKAIRGKPGLRIKE
- the LOC103317854 gene encoding uncharacterized protein LOC103317854; this translates as MQYTRGKMIHSPLTLLLVALTSICERGRNMVRATIDVNLAELEYLSARLDPHECRRLVAALHYDSYELPESLAGAEHEVSDDIPCLRHLLHWNGTPGEGRGKTHELIERRLRQLGHQKLADWLGRTTFRELGKDLTKLIDEPLPGAEEQQQTSTSLAVLHDEVTDGDATATTAVIDDDSDNESFWSSIELIVQALFAGLTFALVVILGALVIDRFARCSGDSGNN